A region from the Lolium perenne isolate Kyuss_39 chromosome 4, Kyuss_2.0, whole genome shotgun sequence genome encodes:
- the LOC139830330 gene encoding uncharacterized protein has protein sequence MDFIEGLPKSDGYDVILFVVDRLTKYSHFMPLRHPFTAQSVANVFMDSIIKLHGVPLSIVSDHDKVRIKAYADKNCTEREFQEGDLLKLQPYAQTSVINRPCAKLAFKYFGPFKIVERIGMVAYKLALPQDCVVHPVFHVSQLKPFTQNYTLVYDKLPPPPDLSAVAAVSKTILVQWNYLPEDYSTWEDYHVLRHHFPMLSFGQDNSLKEGKMSRLCLWLSRT, from the exons ATGGACTTCATTGAGGGCCTTCCAAAATCTGACGGTTATGATGTTATACTATTTGTGGTGGATAGACTGACAAAGTACTCACATTTCATGCCTCTGCGTCATCCATTCACTGCGCAGTCAGTAGCAAATGTGTTCATGGATTCAATCATCAAGCTCCATGGTGTGCCTCTGTCAATCGTCTCAGATCATGACAAG GTGCGTATCAAGGCCTATGCCGACAAGAATTGCACGGAGCGCGAGTTCCAGGAAGGTGACCTACTGAAGCTTCAGCCATATGCGCAAACCTCCGTCATCAACAGACCTTGCGCCAAGCTTGCCTTCAAGTACTTCGggccgttcaagatcgtcgagcgCATCGGCATGGTAGCGTACAAGCTGGCGTTGCCACAAGACTGTGTTGTTCATCCGGTCTTCCACGTGTCGCAGTTGAAGCCGTTCACACAAAACTACACACTAGTCTACGACAAGCTACCGCCGCCACCAGACCTTTCTGCTGTTGCTGCTGTGTCGAAGACAATTCTAGTTCAATGGAATTACTTGCCTGAAGATTACTCCACCTGGGAAGATTATCATGTTCTTCGACATCACTTTCCAATGCTGTCATTTGGGCAGGATAATTCTCTCAAGGAGGGAAAAATGTCACGACTGTGCCTTTGGCTTAGCCGGACATAG